In one Pseudomonas sp. 31-12 genomic region, the following are encoded:
- a CDS encoding glutathione S-transferase family protein: MLKLYGFSVSNYYNMVKLALLEKGVPFEEVPFYAGTSPEAVAISPRGKVPVLRTEQGFINETAVILEYIEQSQKGTPLLPSDPFERAQVLALAKEIELYIELPARACYAEAFFGMQVPEAIKDKTKAELLLGFASLGRHGKFAPYVAGDSLSIADLYFLYSVPLACAVAQKLFDLDLLAEMPAAKALLKRLEQNPNVQRIAADKDAAMPAFMAMVASKK; the protein is encoded by the coding sequence ATGCTCAAGCTTTATGGATTTTCCGTCAGTAACTACTACAACATGGTCAAGCTGGCGCTGCTGGAGAAGGGCGTACCGTTTGAAGAAGTGCCGTTTTACGCGGGCACAAGCCCGGAGGCGGTGGCCATCAGCCCGCGCGGCAAGGTCCCGGTCTTGCGTACCGAGCAAGGTTTCATCAACGAAACTGCCGTGATCCTCGAATACATCGAGCAAAGCCAGAAAGGCACGCCGCTATTGCCGAGCGATCCGTTCGAGCGGGCGCAAGTGCTGGCGCTGGCCAAGGAAATCGAGCTGTACATCGAGTTGCCGGCGCGCGCGTGCTACGCCGAGGCATTTTTCGGCATGCAGGTGCCGGAGGCGATCAAGGACAAGACCAAGGCTGAACTGTTGCTGGGGTTTGCGTCCCTGGGCAGGCACGGCAAGTTCGCCCCTTATGTGGCGGGGGACAGTCTGAGCATTGCGGATTTGTATTTCCTGTACAGCGTGCCGCTGGCTTGTGCGGTGGCGCAGAAGCTGTTTGATCTGGATTTGCTGGCCGAGATGCCGGCGGCCAAAGCGCTGTTGAAGCGTCTGGAGCAGAACCCGAACGTGCAGCGGATTGCGGCGGACAAGGACGCGGCGATGCCGGCGTTTATGGCGATGGTCGCGTCCAAGAAGTAG